The Brassica napus cultivar Da-Ae chromosome C7, Da-Ae, whole genome shotgun sequence genome has a segment encoding these proteins:
- the LOC106351932 gene encoding LOW QUALITY PROTEIN: uncharacterized protein LOC106351932 (The sequence of the model RefSeq protein was modified relative to this genomic sequence to represent the inferred CDS: deleted 1 base in 1 codon), translating to MTTWPAKSSLPQTVSPVYFVQSPPNTDVDKISTGSGLSPFGSPVNRQGQVSHYNHESVAVSPSTLRSSGPLRNGYSSLQVHDHDQTIDEDDDDYDEVDGSDEKRGRRTRFYTCLLFTFVLAFTIFCLILWGVSKSFSPIVTLKGMVIESLNVQSGNDASGVLTDMLTLNSTVTMLYKNPATFFTVHVTPLPSSPLQLSYYQLILASGQVNNFTSYCLNRPVI from the exons ATGACGACGTGGCCGGCTAAATCTTCTCTGCCACAGACGGTAAGTCCAGTCTACTTTGTGCAGAGCCCACCGAACACAGACGTAGACAAGATATCAACCGGATCGGGTCTTAGCCCGTTCGGATCACCCGTTAACCGACAGGGCCAGGTCAGTCACTACAACCATGAGTCTGTGGCCGTGTCACCTTCGACTCTACGGTCCTCAGGACCATTGAGAAACGGATACAGTAGTCTCCAAGTGCATGATCATGACCAAACAATCGACGAGGATGATGACGATTACGATGAAGTAGACGGTTCGGATGAGAAAAGAGGAAGGAGAACGAGGTTTTACACTTGCTTGTTGTTTACGTTTGTGCTGGCCTTCACTATCTTCTGTCTCATTTTGTGGGGAGTTTCCAAATCTTTCTCACCTATTGTCACTTTGAAG GGGATGGTAATCGAGAGCTTGAACGTGCAATCCGGGAACGACGCATCGGGAGTGCTCACAGATATGCTCACTCTAAATTCAACGGTCACGATGTTATACAAAAACCCTGCGACTTTCTTCACAGTCCATGTCACC CCTCTCCCCTCCTCTCCCCTCCAGCTCAGCTATTACCAACTCATCCTCGCCTCCGGCCAGGTAAACAATTTCACATCTTATTGCTTGAACCGGCCGGTTATATGA